The stretch of DNA TCTCGCTCATCCCGTACGCCGTCCCGATCTCAATTCCGAATCGCTCGGCGAAGGTATACACGTCGGAGGCCAACGGGCTCATCCCAGCCACGCGAAGCGGGTTGTCCGCGTCATCATCACGGCGCGGTTGCTGCTGCAGGATCTCTGCCATAGCGCCCAACAACGACGTGCTGGTGATGCCGTACTCACGTACCTGGGGCCAGAAACCGGACGCCGAAAAGCCCGGTTCGATATAGCAGGCGCACTGATGGATGATCGCGCCATAGCAGCCAGCCCACTGGCCGGCGAGATGGAACATCGGCAGGGTCACCAGGACCCGGTCCTCGGGTGTCAGCGTGTCCGCAGAGTCTTCACGCGAGGAATAGGTGTACGCGTGCACATGCGTTACCTCGACACCTTTCGAGGGCCCGGTAGTACCCGAGGTGTACATGTATGCCATCAGGCTCGCGGGATCGTTCGGCTGGAAGTTAACCGCATCGGAGGCGAGCACGTCCTGCAGCGAGACGACGTTCAGACGCGAACGCAGCCCATCGGCCGCGCGCACATCGCCACGCACCACGAGCGTCCGCAGGTGCTGCAGATCGTCGGCCACGAGTTCATAGCGCTCGACGTACCTGTCCTCCGCGATCGCGATCTTCGCCCCGGAATCGTTGAGCACGTGGCTCAGAAAGTCGCCTCGATGCGCCGTGTTGACCGGCACCTGGATCGCCCCACCGAGGCCTAATCCGATCCAGGCATGCTGCATGTCGGCCGAGTTGTCCAACTGCAGCGCGATCGGTTCTGCCGAGCCTGCGCCAAGGTTGCGCATCCCGCCGTAGAGTCTGGCGGCTTCGTCGTAGGACTGGCGAAAGGTCCATTCTCGTCCGGCGAACACGGTCGAGACCGCATCGGGGCGATCGGCCAACGCCCGCTCGAATGCGAAACTCAACGTCCGGTGGTCGTAGTTCGGCATAGCACTCAAGAGCGACTCCTTGGTTCGGATCCGGACGGGCGAAACACACACAAGTGTGGAGCAGCGCGCCGCTTTCCATACGTGGTTGATATCTAGCCTATCGGGTTGCGGGTTGACTGGAGTGTAAAGTGACGTGTTCGACGGCAAAACTATTCGCGATCATCGAACGCGGAGGTGGTTACGGGCCGTCCATTCGAACCCCTGGAGGTCCTTAATGTTCCGTCGATCGCTGGCGCGTGCCGCCGCGTTGTCGACCAGCCTGTTGCTGCTGGCAGCCTGCGGCAACACCCCTGACCGGGCTGACGGCACTTCGGCCGCGGACGGTCTCGAGTCATCCATCGACCTGGACGACTCATTCGATCCGGCAGCGCATTTCACCTACGGCGGTACTGCTTTCGGGGTCAGTTGGGACCCGGTCGAGAGCGTCGACGGCAACGACCTCACGTTCTACGCACCCGTGTACGACCGGCTTCTGCGCCAGGCCGCCAATGGCGAGATCCAACCGATGCTCGCCGAGAAGTTCACGCCGTCAGAGGACAACACTTCGCTGACGCTGACGCTACGAAGCGACCTGACCTTCGCCGATGGCACGGCGTTCGACGCTGACGCGGTCAAATTCAATCTCGATCGAGCCCGCGGTACAGACAGCAAGGTCAACGGCGAGCTCTACCAGGTCACTGGGGTGGAGGTCGTCGATGACCTCACCGTTCGCATCGACGTGGACGGCGGACTCGGCTCGCTCGCGGTCGTCCTAGCCTCGCGCCCGGGAATCATGGTTTCGCCCACCGCTGCGAAATCCGGAACGCTCACCGAGAAGCCGGTAGGGATCGGGCCCTACACCGCAACCCAGATCTTGCCCGGTGACCGGGTCGAGTTCGAGAAGTCGGCTGACTACTGGGATCCAGATGCGCAACGCGTGGCGAGCATGACTTACCGGCTCATGCTCGATGACCAAACGCGGTACAACGCCCTTATGGCCGGAGAGGTGGACGCCGCCGACCTCAGCGCCGACCAACTCAACACCGCCATCGGTTCGGACATCACCGTCCTGTCCGAACCCAGTGCTCAGTTCGCCTATTTTGCCGTCAACGGTGGCCAGGAACCCTTCGATGACCCCGAAGTTCGCAAAGCCCTGAACATGTCGCTGGACCGTGAGGCGATCGCCGAAGGTCTATACGAAGGCGCGTGCACTCCGCAAATTCAGCCGTTCCCCGAATCAAGCCCGGGTTACAGCAAGAAGATCGGCGACGGACTCGACATCTACGGCTACGACCCCGAGGCCGCGAAGCAGATTCTCACCGACCACGACGCCGACGGGCTGGAGATCACGTCCGTGAATGCCAACTCGACCAGCCTGCAGCAGCTGTCCGAGGTCGTACAGAGCCAACTGGCCAAGGTCGGGATCACGGTGCACGTGAAGTCGCTACCGTCCCTACAGGTCGTCCAGGAGTACGCGATCGACAAGACCGCTGAGGCGATTACCACGCAGTTCACCGGCATCAACGATCCCGATGCATTGCTCGGCCGATATCTAGCCCCGGACGCCCTGATCAATCCCGGTGGTCAGGATTACGGCGTCATGCTCGATTACGCGGCCAAAGCCTCGGCGACCCTGGACCCCGCCGAGCGCGCCACCGAGTACGAGAAGTTCATGGACGAGTGGGTGGCGAACCCGCCGCACATCATCCCGATCTGCGTTCAACACCACTCCGCTGGATTCGCCCCCAACGTCTCAGGGGTAAGCCAATCCTCCAACGGGCTCACCGATCTGCGTGGGGTTGCACTCACCGCCGAATAGCGACGTGGCCCGCCGCCAACTCAGCGCGTCTTGGCGGCGGGCGCGAGCAGCCGACCGAGCGGGATCGCCCGCAGATCAACGAGGGCGTGTACCAGGATCGGCGCCAGCAATGAGCCGGTGAGCAGATACAGAACCCCAAGAATGAACCCGACTAGCAATGTGGTGCTCACCCCCACAGCCCCCTGGTAGGCATGTGCCAAACCGAATACCACCGCGGCGATCAGCACGCATATCCACAGCGGGGCGGCGGGCAGAACAGCGGCGAGAAACGCGATCAAGAAGCCGCGGTAGATCAGTTCTTCGCAGATTCCGGCCGACACTGACACGATCGAAAACAGGCGTCGTTCCACCGGCGATCGCGGCAACATGGCGAGCACTGACTGGCCGGCAGGCAACTGAGTCACGCCATCGGTGCGCACGACGAAACGCACCGTCAACGCGAGCATGACGGCCGCGGCGCCCACTGCGAGCACCGTGACCGAGATGGCCACTGGCCCCTCGGGCAGTCGGAGGCCGATGGTCGCCAGATCGACATCCGTTGCGATAACCACGACCGCCACGCAAAAGGCAGCCAGGACCCACTCGAGCAGCAGGAGTCGCCGGTACAGCCAGCGACGCGCGTCGGAGAATCGTCGAGCGGCGGCCTCGAACCGACGATGCAGCACGAAACCGACGTACGGCTCGGCCATGACCAGATACGCCACGATAATCGCCGCGGCAATCGCGGCATCGCCAAAGTCGGCCAACGCCGTCGGCAACTGGATACGTTCGATCATTTACTCCCCGCGCAACCGGTCCAACGCGTGCTGCAGGTCGTTCGGGTACGGACTCTCGAACGTCACCCACCGTCCGTCGGCGGGGTGCGCGAAGGATAACTGACGCGCATGCAGCCACTGCCGCGACAACTCGAGTCGCGTGGACAACGTGGGATCCGCCCCGTACATCGCATCTCCGACACAGGGGTGACGCAGCGCGGAAAAGTGCACCCGGATCTGGTGAGTACGTCCGGTCTCCAGGTGAATGTGCACCAGGCTCGCCGCCGGAAAAGCCTCAATCACTTCATAGTGCGTAATGGAATCCCGACCACCAGCAAGTACCGCGAACTTCCAGTCGTGCCGAGGATGGCGTCCGATCGGTGCATCGATCGTGCCCTTCGTCGGATCGGGGTGCCCTTGCACGATCGCGTGATACACCTTCTCAACGGTTCGTTCCCGGAAGGCCTGTTTCAGCACGGTGTACGCCCGCTCGGACTTCGCCACCACCATGAGCCCGGTCGTCCCAGCATCCAGGCGATGCACGATGCCGCGACGCTCTTCGGCGCCGCTGGTCGATACCCGATGCCCCATCGCCAGCACTCCGCCGATGACCGTGGGACCTTCCCAACCGGGGCTCGGGTGCGCGGCCACCCCGACCGGCTTGTCGATGACGACGATGTCGTCATCGGAGTAGATCGCACTCATCCCGGCGACTGGCCGCTCGTCGAGGCGATGTTCAACTGCGGCGTCCGGCATGGTGACGTCCAGCAGCCCACCAGCGGTCAACCGGTCAGACTTTCCGACGACCGCACCGTCAAGGAGGACGTCACCGCTGGCGCACAACTCGGCTGCCACGGTGCGCGAAACGCCCAATAGGCGCGCCAACGCTGCATCGACCCGCATACCGTCCAAGCCGTCCGGTACCGGCAAGAAACGCGAGCTCATGCGCGCTCCTGCCCGTCCGGGTGCGTCGAGTGGCCCTCCGCACGCGAATCATCCGGCTCAATTTGCGTTGCTTCGCTCTCCGGCGACTCACTTGCCGACGACGTCTTCTCGTTCGAGGAAGCGGAATTCTCGTCCTTCGTACGCGTCCCGTCGAGTTCGCGACCAGTTAGTGCCAGCAGAGCAGCAAAAATCCCGCCACCGACGATGCAGATATCTGCGACATTGAAGATCGCAAAGAATCCGCCGTACGGATCGAACACGCTGAAGAAGTCAACCACGGCACCGCGAAACGGTCCCGGGTGCCGGAACAATCGATCGACCAGGTTGCCGCACGCGCCGCCGAGTACCAGACCGAGGGCCAACGCCCATGGTGTCGACAGCACTTTGCGGGAGATGACCAGAATTCCGACCACCACCGTCATCATCACGATGGTGATGATGACGGTGAAATCTGTGCCGAGCGAAAACGCCGCTCCGGTGTTGCGCGCCAGCGTCAGATAGAGGGCGCCTCCGAACAGTTTCAGCGGCTCGCGACCGGTCAATGCATCGACCGCCCAGAGCTTCGTACCGAGATCGATCAGGAAAGCGACAAGCGCGACGGAGCCCAATAGCACCGTACGACGGCGCACGCGGGTGGACGGGTTAGCGGTATCGGGTGAAGGCACGCGATGATTATCGCAGGCCGGGCCTAGCGGCGCTCCTCGCGCGACTTGCATTCCACGCACAGCGTCGCCTGCGGGAAGGCCTTGAGTCGCGCCTTGGGGATCATCTTCCCGCAGCTCTCGCAGACGCCGTAGCTGCCCTCCTCCACCCGGCGCAACGCTCGTTCCATCTGCGCTATCAGGTCGAGGCGATTGTTCGCCAGGGACATCTCATGTTCGCGCTCGAACGTCTTCGCGCCGGCGTCAGCCACGTCGTCGCCCGCGGAATCCTGACCGGCCTTCTTCAGGTCATCCAGCGCGGCCATCGAAGAGTCGTACTCCGCACGCACCCGCGC from Cumulibacter soli encodes:
- a CDS encoding TraR/DksA family transcriptional regulator, which codes for MAARIRTAQSSGDVTKPARKAAKKATPAKKAAVAKKTSSAKKATPTKAASAKAAPKPVRSRLSADDRAEFTALITTELARVRAEYDSSMAALDDLKKAGQDSAGDDVADAGAKTFEREHEMSLANNRLDLIAQMERALRRVEEGSYGVCESCGKMIPKARLKAFPQATLCVECKSREERR
- the lspA gene encoding signal peptidase II — protein: MPSPDTANPSTRVRRRTVLLGSVALVAFLIDLGTKLWAVDALTGREPLKLFGGALYLTLARNTGAAFSLGTDFTVIITIVMMTVVVGILVISRKVLSTPWALALGLVLGGACGNLVDRLFRHPGPFRGAVVDFFSVFDPYGGFFAIFNVADICIVGGGIFAALLALTGRELDGTRTKDENSASSNEKTSSASESPESEATQIEPDDSRAEGHSTHPDGQERA
- a CDS encoding AMP-binding protein, yielding MPNYDHRTLSFAFERALADRPDAVSTVFAGREWTFRQSYDEAARLYGGMRNLGAGSAEPIALQLDNSADMQHAWIGLGLGGAIQVPVNTAHRGDFLSHVLNDSGAKIAIAEDRYVERYELVADDLQHLRTLVVRGDVRAADGLRSRLNVVSLQDVLASDAVNFQPNDPASLMAYMYTSGTTGPSKGVEVTHVHAYTYSSREDSADTLTPEDRVLVTLPMFHLAGQWAGCYGAIIHQCACYIEPGFSASGFWPQVREYGITSTSLLGAMAEILQQQPRRDDDADNPLRVAGMSPLASDVYTFAERFGIEIGTAYGMSEIGAVMRANWSEIKPGGAGTARPGYELRIARPDGSAVATNEVGELWVRSADPRMMMRGYHGLPQKTAETIVDGWVHTGDAFRQDEDGHYYFVDRMKDALRRRGENISSFEVEKAINAHPQVLESAVVAAPSEFAEDEIKAVIIAREGEQIDLVELTKFLAERMPYFMVPRYIQLADSLPRTPTQKIQKHMLRTEGVTEQTWDREAAGIRVTRDGFQG
- a CDS encoding CPBP family intramembrane glutamic endopeptidase; translation: MIERIQLPTALADFGDAAIAAAIIVAYLVMAEPYVGFVLHRRFEAAARRFSDARRWLYRRLLLLEWVLAAFCVAVVVIATDVDLATIGLRLPEGPVAISVTVLAVGAAAVMLALTVRFVVRTDGVTQLPAGQSVLAMLPRSPVERRLFSIVSVSAGICEELIYRGFLIAFLAAVLPAAPLWICVLIAAVVFGLAHAYQGAVGVSTTLLVGFILGVLYLLTGSLLAPILVHALVDLRAIPLGRLLAPAAKTR
- a CDS encoding ABC transporter substrate-binding protein; the protein is MFRRSLARAAALSTSLLLLAACGNTPDRADGTSAADGLESSIDLDDSFDPAAHFTYGGTAFGVSWDPVESVDGNDLTFYAPVYDRLLRQAANGEIQPMLAEKFTPSEDNTSLTLTLRSDLTFADGTAFDADAVKFNLDRARGTDSKVNGELYQVTGVEVVDDLTVRIDVDGGLGSLAVVLASRPGIMVSPTAAKSGTLTEKPVGIGPYTATQILPGDRVEFEKSADYWDPDAQRVASMTYRLMLDDQTRYNALMAGEVDAADLSADQLNTAIGSDITVLSEPSAQFAYFAVNGGQEPFDDPEVRKALNMSLDREAIAEGLYEGACTPQIQPFPESSPGYSKKIGDGLDIYGYDPEAAKQILTDHDADGLEITSVNANSTSLQQLSEVVQSQLAKVGITVHVKSLPSLQVVQEYAIDKTAEAITTQFTGINDPDALLGRYLAPDALINPGGQDYGVMLDYAAKASATLDPAERATEYEKFMDEWVANPPHIIPICVQHHSAGFAPNVSGVSQSSNGLTDLRGVALTAE
- a CDS encoding RluA family pseudouridine synthase — its product is MSSRFLPVPDGLDGMRVDAALARLLGVSRTVAAELCASGDVLLDGAVVGKSDRLTAGGLLDVTMPDAAVEHRLDERPVAGMSAIYSDDDIVVIDKPVGVAAHPSPGWEGPTVIGGVLAMGHRVSTSGAEERRGIVHRLDAGTTGLMVVAKSERAYTVLKQAFRERTVEKVYHAIVQGHPDPTKGTIDAPIGRHPRHDWKFAVLAGGRDSITHYEVIEAFPAASLVHIHLETGRTHQIRVHFSALRHPCVGDAMYGADPTLSTRLELSRQWLHARQLSFAHPADGRWVTFESPYPNDLQHALDRLRGE